A single window of Nicotiana sylvestris chromosome 5, ASM39365v2, whole genome shotgun sequence DNA harbors:
- the LOC104227915 gene encoding protease Do-like 5, chloroplastic isoform X1, which translates to MVVLGVVSPQYILPLVPICKTQILPNSSETQYLTRRKAALIFTSSLVSSFIYTSHHSAIAFQVDEFQQDEDRIVQLFEETSPSVVFIKDLELAKGSNGSTTGLANDENAKVEGTGSGFIWDKFGHIVTNYHVIAKLATDQSGLQRCKVSLVNAKGESIAKEAKIVGVDPAYDLAVLKVDVEGDEVKPISVGTSRGLRVGQSCFAIGNPYGFENTLTTGVVSGLGREIPAPNGAAIKGAIQTDAAINAGNSGGPLIDSSGHVIGVNTATFTRRGSGMSSGVNFAIPIDTVVRTIPYLIVYGTTYKDRY; encoded by the exons ATGGTGGTTTTGGGAGTTGTTTCTCCACAGTATATCCTCCCTTTAGTTCCCATATGTAAAACCCAAATTCTCCCGAATTCTTCAGAAACCCAATATTTGACGAGGCGTAAAGCagctttgatatttacttcttcTCTGGTTTCTTCTTTCATATATACATCTCATCACTCTGCTATTGCTTTCCAAGTCGACGAATTTCAGCAAGATGAAGATAGAATTGTTCAGCTCTTTGAG GAAACTTCCCCTTCTGTTGTTTTCATTAAGGACCTTGAGTTGGCTAAAGGCTCCAATGGCTCTACTACGGGGCTAGCCAACGACGAGAATGCAAAAGTGGAAGGGACAGGTTCGGGCTTCATTTGGGATAAGTTTGGTCACATT GTTACCAATTACCATGTCATTGCTAAATTAGCTACCGATCAAAGTGGACTGCAGCGTTGTAAG GTTTCCTTAGTAAATGCTAAAGGAGAAAGCATAGCTAAGGAAGCCAAGATTGTAGGTGTTGATCCAGCATATGATCTGGCTGTTCTCAAG GTTGATGTTGAAGGTGATGAAGTAAAACCAATCTCTGTTGGTACCTCCCGTGGCTTACGTGTAGGTCAAAGTTGCTTTGCCATTGGAAATCCCTATGGATTTGAAAACACTCTGACAACTGGG GTAGTTAGTGGATTAGGCAGGGAAATACCTGCACCAAATGGAGCCGCCATTAAAGGAGCGATTCAAACAGATGCTGCTATTAATGCTG GGAATTCAGGTGGCCCATTGATTGATTCATCTGGTCATGTAATTGGTGTAAATACTGCGACCTTCACCCGCAGAG GCTCGGGTATGTCCTCAGGGGTTAACTTTGCCATACCAATTGACACAGTTGTACGAACAATACCTTACCTGATCGTTTATGGAACAACATACAAAGACAGATATTGA
- the LOC104227915 gene encoding protease Do-like 5, chloroplastic isoform X2 — MVVLGVVSPQYILPLVPICKTQILPNSSETQYLTRRKAALIFTSSLVSSFIYTSHHSAIAFQVDEFQQDEDRIVQLFEETSPSVVFIKDLELAKGSNGSTTGLANDENAKVEGTGSGFIWDKFGHIVTNYHVIAKLATDQSGLQRCKVSLVNAKGESIAKEAKIVGVDPAYDLAVLKVDVEGDEVKPISVGTSRGLRVGQSCFAIGNPYGFENTLTTGVVSGLGREIPAPNGAAIKGAIQTDAAINAGRKTLFRGQNEQSQLNGC, encoded by the exons ATGGTGGTTTTGGGAGTTGTTTCTCCACAGTATATCCTCCCTTTAGTTCCCATATGTAAAACCCAAATTCTCCCGAATTCTTCAGAAACCCAATATTTGACGAGGCGTAAAGCagctttgatatttacttcttcTCTGGTTTCTTCTTTCATATATACATCTCATCACTCTGCTATTGCTTTCCAAGTCGACGAATTTCAGCAAGATGAAGATAGAATTGTTCAGCTCTTTGAG GAAACTTCCCCTTCTGTTGTTTTCATTAAGGACCTTGAGTTGGCTAAAGGCTCCAATGGCTCTACTACGGGGCTAGCCAACGACGAGAATGCAAAAGTGGAAGGGACAGGTTCGGGCTTCATTTGGGATAAGTTTGGTCACATT GTTACCAATTACCATGTCATTGCTAAATTAGCTACCGATCAAAGTGGACTGCAGCGTTGTAAG GTTTCCTTAGTAAATGCTAAAGGAGAAAGCATAGCTAAGGAAGCCAAGATTGTAGGTGTTGATCCAGCATATGATCTGGCTGTTCTCAAG GTTGATGTTGAAGGTGATGAAGTAAAACCAATCTCTGTTGGTACCTCCCGTGGCTTACGTGTAGGTCAAAGTTGCTTTGCCATTGGAAATCCCTATGGATTTGAAAACACTCTGACAACTGGG GTAGTTAGTGGATTAGGCAGGGAAATACCTGCACCAAATGGAGCCGCCATTAAAGGAGCGATTCAAACAGATGCTGCTATTAATGCTG GACGTAAGACATTGTTTAGAGGGCAAAACGAGCAGAGCCAGTTAAATGGTTGTTAA